The Chlamydiales bacterium genome has a segment encoding these proteins:
- the ligA gene encoding NAD-dependent DNA ligase LigA — translation MSKNHYLKLIEEISHHDRLYYVEARPVITDQEYDRLFRELQEIEKEHPEWVMPSSPTQRISPALTKGFKQVEHTIPMLSLANSYSKDEIADFIKRVHKLLEGRHVNFCSELKMDGVAVTVRYENGKLVRALTRGDGWKGDEITANMKTIRSVPLELKGRNIPEVLEVRGEVFMPHKVFEKLNESKKDAGEELWANPRNAAAGSLKLLDSQGVSHRRLSAVFYAVAEDSSNAIDQQIKSHAYMEEFGLPVFSKDEIKLCKDIEEIVAFAEKIEKKRRALPFDIDGIVIKVNELRLHDLLGTTGKSPRFAIAYKFAAEQAETRIRDITVQVGRTGVLTPVAELEPVSLAGSTIARATLHNQEEVERKDIRIGDTVIIEKGGDVIPKVVEVVMKKRPAHSHAWKMPKECPSCGTKVIHIEGEVAFRCPNKFCGEQRVRRVAHFVSKDAMDIDHMGERVVEQLVEQELISTFSDIYDLTETDLAQLEGFKEKSIQNLLTSIEKSKKVSLPRFIFALGIKHIGIETAELLASFAGSIEALEKVTEEELLSLGGIGEKTAKEIVSYFQEKAHLHEIEALLKRGVTPQQINVSKHKGHAFYGKTFVLTGSLQEFTRSQASALIKERGGKVSGSVTKTTDFVLAGEEAGSKLDKARELGIRLLTEHDFKNLL, via the coding sequence TTGTCTAAGAATCACTACCTGAAGCTGATCGAAGAGATCAGCCATCACGACCGTCTCTATTATGTAGAGGCTCGCCCCGTCATTACCGACCAGGAGTATGACAGGCTTTTTCGCGAGCTCCAAGAGATAGAAAAAGAGCATCCCGAGTGGGTGATGCCCTCCTCTCCCACACAGCGAATTAGCCCAGCCCTCACCAAGGGCTTTAAACAGGTAGAGCATACAATTCCGATGCTCTCGCTTGCCAATAGCTACTCGAAAGATGAGATCGCAGACTTTATCAAAAGAGTGCACAAACTGCTCGAGGGCAGGCACGTCAACTTCTGCAGCGAGCTTAAGATGGATGGCGTTGCAGTCACTGTCCGTTACGAGAATGGGAAGCTTGTGCGCGCGCTCACAAGAGGAGATGGATGGAAAGGCGATGAGATCACGGCCAACATGAAGACGATCCGCTCTGTGCCGCTGGAACTCAAAGGGCGAAACATTCCAGAAGTACTTGAAGTGCGCGGCGAGGTCTTCATGCCGCATAAGGTCTTCGAAAAATTGAATGAGAGCAAGAAAGATGCAGGAGAAGAGCTCTGGGCGAATCCGCGCAACGCTGCAGCGGGATCTCTTAAACTTCTCGACTCTCAAGGGGTCTCCCACCGCAGGCTCTCTGCCGTATTTTATGCCGTTGCTGAAGACTCCTCTAATGCTATCGACCAGCAGATCAAGTCTCACGCTTACATGGAGGAGTTCGGTCTTCCCGTCTTCTCAAAAGATGAGATCAAGCTCTGCAAAGATATAGAAGAGATTGTGGCGTTTGCAGAGAAGATCGAGAAGAAGCGCAGAGCGCTTCCATTCGATATCGATGGCATCGTCATCAAAGTTAACGAGCTTCGCTTGCACGACCTGCTCGGGACTACGGGTAAGTCTCCACGGTTTGCAATCGCCTACAAGTTCGCTGCAGAGCAGGCTGAGACCCGCATCCGCGATATCACCGTCCAGGTGGGTAGAACCGGAGTTCTCACACCTGTAGCCGAGCTCGAGCCGGTCTCGCTTGCAGGTAGCACGATCGCGCGCGCCACTCTGCACAATCAGGAAGAGGTCGAGCGCAAAGATATTCGCATCGGCGACACCGTCATTATCGAGAAGGGCGGAGATGTGATTCCGAAGGTGGTTGAAGTCGTGATGAAAAAGAGGCCTGCTCATTCGCACGCATGGAAGATGCCAAAAGAGTGCCCCTCCTGCGGAACAAAGGTGATTCACATTGAGGGAGAGGTCGCCTTCCGCTGTCCCAACAAGTTCTGCGGAGAGCAGCGCGTCCGGCGCGTTGCGCATTTTGTGAGCAAGGATGCGATGGATATCGACCACATGGGAGAGAGAGTCGTAGAGCAGCTTGTGGAGCAGGAACTCATTTCAACCTTCTCCGATATCTACGACTTAACTGAAACCGACCTCGCTCAGCTGGAGGGATTCAAAGAGAAGTCGATCCAGAATCTTCTAACGAGCATCGAGAAGTCGAAGAAAGTGAGCCTTCCCCGCTTTATCTTTGCGCTTGGAATTAAACACATCGGCATCGAAACAGCTGAACTTCTCGCCTCGTTTGCCGGCTCGATCGAAGCTCTTGAGAAGGTAACCGAAGAGGAGCTCCTCTCGCTTGGAGGAATAGGCGAGAAGACGGCAAAAGAGATCGTCTCCTACTTTCAAGAAAAAGCCCATCTTCACGAGATCGAAGCGCTCCTCAAAAGAGGCGTTACGCCTCAACAGATCAACGTCTCCAAGCACAAGGGCCACGCCTTCTATGGAAAGACCTTTGTTCTCACGGGCAGTCTTCAGGAGTTTACAAGATCGCAGGCCTCTGCCCTGATCAAAGAGAGAGGAGGAAAGGTCTCCGGTTCTGTTACCAAGACCACAGACTTCGTCTTAGCAGGCGAAGAGGCTGGCTCCAAGCTCGACAAAGCCAGAGAGCTCGGCATCCGCCTCCTCACCGAACACGACTTCAAAAACCTGCTTTAG
- the miaB gene encoding tRNA (N6-isopentenyl adenosine(37)-C2)-methylthiotransferase MiaB, translating to MRQLNTFFVRTYGCQMNELDSELMIGQLEKRGLKRTQIEDEADLLIFNTCSIRDLAERKAMGKLGQLGRSPHKRSIIGVTGCMAMAKKESLFRKLPHVDFVIGTNNISDLNSVLDEVIQTGRQTIRTQDEFEENLDYLVATRDDPIKALVSIIRGCDKFCTYCVVPYTRGQEVSRPPESIEEECRKLAGAGYKEITLLGQNVNSYGKDKPEWNCLFHDLLYRLDKIPGIERIRFMTSHPVDITVQLMEAIRDLPSLCDFVHFPLQAGSNRILKKMHRIYTAEQYLEKVSLLRQIVPNVVLGTDIIVGFPTETEEEFSMTYELFKQIRYSVAFIFAYSARKGTPAFRWKDDIPEEVKQERLQRLLTLQQEFAAEERQQMIGQTVEVLVEKRSRGETHLKGRTRCWKTVLFTGDDSMIGTLQKVKVHGYNHQTLLAEPLNAKRDVPHGNIPLIL from the coding sequence ATGAGACAGTTAAATACATTTTTTGTACGCACCTACGGCTGTCAGATGAATGAGCTCGACTCTGAACTGATGATCGGCCAGCTCGAAAAACGAGGCTTGAAGCGGACCCAAATCGAAGATGAAGCAGATCTATTAATTTTTAATACCTGTTCTATCAGAGACCTAGCCGAAAGAAAAGCGATGGGAAAGCTAGGCCAACTTGGAAGGTCTCCTCATAAGAGGTCTATTATCGGGGTGACCGGCTGCATGGCGATGGCAAAAAAAGAGTCGCTCTTTCGCAAGCTCCCCCACGTCGACTTTGTCATTGGAACCAACAACATCAGCGATCTGAACTCGGTTCTCGACGAGGTGATCCAGACGGGGCGCCAGACGATCCGCACCCAGGATGAGTTTGAAGAGAACCTCGACTACCTCGTCGCCACACGAGACGACCCGATTAAAGCGCTAGTTTCAATTATTCGCGGATGCGACAAGTTCTGCACCTACTGCGTCGTCCCCTATACAAGGGGCCAAGAGGTCTCCCGCCCCCCTGAAAGCATTGAAGAGGAGTGCAGAAAGCTGGCCGGTGCGGGTTATAAGGAGATTACGCTGCTCGGGCAGAACGTAAACAGCTATGGAAAGGACAAGCCCGAGTGGAACTGCCTCTTTCACGACCTTCTCTATAGATTAGATAAGATCCCTGGAATCGAGCGCATCCGCTTCATGACGAGCCACCCTGTAGATATCACAGTTCAGCTTATGGAGGCGATCCGCGATCTCCCCTCTCTTTGCGACTTCGTCCACTTCCCCCTTCAAGCCGGATCCAACCGCATCCTTAAAAAAATGCATAGGATCTATACCGCTGAGCAGTACCTAGAGAAGGTCTCCCTTCTTCGTCAGATCGTTCCAAACGTAGTGCTAGGAACAGATATCATCGTGGGCTTTCCCACAGAAACCGAAGAAGAGTTCTCTATGACCTATGAGCTCTTCAAACAGATTCGCTACTCGGTCGCATTCATCTTCGCCTACAGCGCACGGAAAGGCACCCCAGCCTTTCGCTGGAAAGATGATATTCCCGAAGAGGTGAAGCAGGAGCGCCTCCAGCGCCTTCTTACCCTTCAGCAGGAGTTTGCAGCCGAAGAGCGGCAGCAGATGATCGGACAGACGGTGGAGGTACTCGTAGAGAAGAGAAGCAGAGGGGAGACACATCTTAAAGGGCGCACCCGCTGCTGGAAAACGGTACTATTTACGGGAGATGACTCGATGATAGGAACTCTTCAAAAGGTCAAAGTACATGGCTACAACCACCAGACACTTCTTGCAGAGCCTTTAAATGCAAAAAGGGATGTTCCCCATGGGAACATCCCTCTGATACTTTGA
- the rplM gene encoding 50S ribosomal protein L13 produces the protein MQQKMMNMTKLLTKEEALAARKWILLDASGKTLGRFATEVANILRGKHKPDFTPHVDCGDGVIIINAEKIEVTGAKDAQKIYRYHTGAMSGLREVPFREMKAKKPDYILRHAIKGMMPKTRLSEAQMKKLRIFAGVSHGMEAQQPIVVNI, from the coding sequence ATGCAACAGAAGATGATGAATATGACGAAGCTCCTCACTAAAGAAGAAGCCCTTGCAGCGCGCAAGTGGATTCTCTTGGATGCTTCAGGTAAAACTCTAGGCAGATTTGCAACAGAAGTTGCAAACATCCTCAGAGGAAAGCATAAGCCAGACTTTACTCCTCACGTCGATTGCGGAGATGGTGTTATCATCATCAATGCTGAGAAGATCGAAGTCACTGGTGCAAAAGACGCTCAGAAGATCTATCGCTACCACACTGGTGCTATGAGCGGTCTTCGTGAAGTGCCTTTTCGCGAAATGAAAGCGAAAAAGCCAGACTATATCCTCAGACATGCTATTAAAGGCATGATGCCAAAGACTCGTCTCAGCGAAGCGCAAATGAAAAAACTGCGCATTTTTGCTGGAGTAAGCCACGGCATGGAAGCTCAACAGCCTATTGTAGTGAACATCTAA
- the rpsI gene encoding 30S ribosomal protein S9, with translation MTKENLGTGRRKTAVASVRLRPGTGKIDVNGRKFEEYFVEELQRKLITSPLEKFDAAARYDIIVRVKGGGISGQAVATRLGISRALVLEDETRRPDLKSVGFLTRDPRKRERKKYGLCGARKRFQYSKR, from the coding sequence ATGACCAAAGAAAATCTCGGTACAGGACGTAGAAAGACAGCAGTTGCTTCCGTAAGACTCCGCCCAGGCACAGGCAAGATCGACGTCAATGGCCGCAAATTTGAAGAGTACTTCGTTGAAGAACTCCAGAGAAAACTCATCACATCTCCGCTAGAAAAGTTCGATGCAGCAGCCCGCTATGATATCATCGTCCGCGTTAAAGGCGGCGGAATTAGCGGCCAAGCTGTGGCAACTCGCCTTGGCATCTCACGTGCGCTCGTCCTCGAAGACGAAACACGCAGACCAGACCTTAAGAGCGTAGGCTTCTTAACTCGCGACCCTCGTAAGAGAGAGCGTAAGAAGTATGGTCTCTGTGGAGCTCGTAAGCGCTTCCAATACTCTAAGCGTTAA
- a CDS encoding carboxypeptidase M32, whose amino-acid sequence MDTYTKFHELSKTVALLHSIHQLLEWDQEIYMPPGAIEARALQVELIAGLSHKQKTSPAYAKALGKLIDLASGEILDKTLPPEKMAALREWRRDYLNEKKLPQAFVKNFAKITSAGVHAWAEARKQNNFSLFAPHLEKIVKISRKKAELLGYKAHPYDALLDLYEPGMTSAQLSPLFARLKSSLTQLVKEIKARPAPREDFLHGSFSPEKQNEFSQILLKAMGFDKETSRLDLSVHPFCVSLHPKDTRMSTRLHPDYLMSNIFSVIHEGGHGLYNRGFKVENFGSPLGESASLGMDESQSRWWETRIGRSEAFWKHFFPQLQNLFPEKLKEISLHDFHRAINSVEASLIRVEADEVTYSLHVIVRFELEMALLDGSLKVKDLPKAWNRKMQEYLGITPSSDAEGCLQDIHWSMGGIGYFPTYTLGNLYASQIFAAFEKKYPEWKERVSKGDLGFIREWLTENLHQYGRQFSAEEILIRLTGGPLTEKPFVTYLEEKYHRLYDIAR is encoded by the coding sequence ATGGATACATACACGAAATTCCACGAGCTGTCTAAAACCGTGGCTCTACTTCATTCGATTCATCAGCTTTTAGAATGGGATCAAGAGATCTATATGCCGCCAGGTGCGATAGAAGCGCGGGCGCTTCAAGTCGAACTCATCGCGGGGCTATCGCACAAGCAGAAGACCTCTCCAGCCTATGCAAAAGCATTGGGAAAGCTGATCGACTTAGCCTCAGGAGAGATCCTAGATAAAACTCTTCCTCCAGAAAAGATGGCAGCACTAAGAGAGTGGAGACGCGACTATTTAAACGAGAAGAAACTGCCTCAGGCTTTTGTTAAAAATTTTGCAAAGATCACCTCTGCAGGCGTGCACGCTTGGGCAGAAGCGCGAAAGCAGAACAACTTCTCTCTCTTTGCTCCTCACCTTGAGAAGATCGTGAAGATCTCTCGAAAGAAGGCGGAGCTTCTCGGGTATAAAGCCCACCCTTATGACGCACTTCTCGACCTATATGAACCAGGAATGACGAGCGCCCAGCTCTCTCCCCTCTTTGCAAGACTAAAATCCTCTTTAACTCAGCTTGTGAAGGAAATTAAAGCAAGACCCGCTCCCAGAGAGGATTTTTTGCACGGCAGCTTCTCGCCTGAAAAGCAGAATGAGTTCTCCCAGATTCTTCTCAAAGCGATGGGATTTGATAAAGAGACCAGCAGGCTCGACCTCTCGGTTCACCCCTTTTGCGTAAGTCTGCATCCAAAAGACACGCGAATGTCCACTCGCCTCCATCCCGACTATCTGATGTCGAACATCTTCTCTGTGATCCACGAAGGAGGCCACGGCCTCTATAATCGCGGTTTTAAAGTTGAGAACTTCGGCTCGCCCCTAGGAGAGAGCGCTTCGCTGGGAATGGATGAGAGCCAGTCTCGCTGGTGGGAGACGCGCATTGGAAGAAGCGAAGCTTTCTGGAAACACTTCTTCCCTCAGCTTCAGAACCTCTTTCCCGAGAAGTTAAAAGAGATCTCACTGCACGACTTTCACCGCGCAATAAACAGCGTAGAAGCCTCTCTGATTCGCGTGGAAGCCGATGAGGTGACCTACTCTCTCCATGTGATCGTTCGCTTCGAACTCGAGATGGCGCTGCTAGATGGCTCATTAAAAGTGAAAGATCTACCAAAAGCTTGGAACCGTAAGATGCAAGAGTATCTCGGGATCACCCCTTCTAGCGATGCGGAGGGCTGCCTTCAGGATATCCACTGGTCGATGGGTGGCATCGGCTACTTCCCCACCTACACCCTCGGCAACCTCTATGCAAGCCAGATTTTTGCTGCGTTTGAAAAGAAGTATCCTGAGTGGAAGGAGCGGGTCTCTAAGGGAGATCTAGGCTTTATCCGCGAGTGGCTTACAGAAAATCTCCATCAGTATGGCCGCCAGTTCTCCGCCGAAGAGATCCTCATACGCTTAACTGGAGGGCCTCTCACAGAAAAACCCTTCGTCACTTATCTGGAAGAAAAATACCACCGGCTTTACGATATTGCTCGATGA
- a CDS encoding thioredoxin domain-containing protein, whose product MSPKILVLSTLGLFLLIAGGDYLLHNKSSSFSGRVATQGCPLLGSDQAPVQMVVFEDLRCTSCRSFHLEILPKIKEKFIDTGKVQCALLLLSFLDHSEPLALQALSLYEKRPDSFFSFVNQLYTDLPPPDAENIAIADAEHIKKQLQENLKIADKLMNGEIATPAVFINGKATISYSVGSIASAIEKEIDR is encoded by the coding sequence ATGTCGCCGAAAATCCTGGTCCTGTCAACGCTCGGTCTCTTTCTGCTTATCGCAGGAGGAGACTATTTACTTCATAACAAAAGCTCCTCTTTTTCAGGAAGGGTTGCTACGCAAGGCTGTCCGCTGCTTGGAAGCGATCAAGCTCCAGTCCAGATGGTTGTTTTTGAGGATTTGCGATGCACTTCCTGCCGCTCTTTTCATCTGGAGATTCTGCCGAAGATAAAAGAGAAGTTCATCGACACAGGGAAAGTGCAGTGCGCGCTTCTGCTCCTCTCATTTTTAGACCACTCGGAGCCGCTGGCGCTTCAGGCTCTTTCACTCTATGAGAAGAGGCCAGACTCTTTCTTTTCTTTTGTGAACCAGCTATACACAGATCTTCCTCCACCGGATGCAGAAAATATTGCAATTGCGGATGCGGAGCATATAAAAAAACAGCTTCAAGAGAATCTAAAGATTGCAGATAAGTTGATGAATGGAGAGATCGCAACACCCGCCGTATTTATCAATGGAAAGGCGACGATTAGCTACTCAGTAGGTTCGATCGCATCGGCAATAGAAAAGGAGATAGATCGATGA
- a CDS encoding disulfide bond formation protein B: MRIIRNNGLYFAWFISLVGVMWSFYWSERLNLELCSLCWMQRVFLFPLAIILGIGTYRQDRGVIIYAMPLAIVGAFIALYHLLLQKLPETVTHKLCTSRVSCAQETIAHFGFVTPAMLSLTAFFLISLFLFAYREKA; the protein is encoded by the coding sequence ATGAGGATAATAAGAAATAACGGCCTGTATTTTGCCTGGTTCATCTCTCTGGTGGGAGTGATGTGGAGCTTCTACTGGAGCGAAAGGCTCAATCTTGAGCTCTGCTCGCTCTGCTGGATGCAGCGCGTCTTTCTATTTCCTCTCGCAATCATACTGGGTATTGGGACCTATCGACAAGATCGCGGTGTTATTATCTACGCTATGCCGCTGGCAATTGTAGGGGCTTTCATCGCTCTCTATCATCTGCTCCTTCAGAAGCTTCCCGAGACAGTAACGCATAAGCTCTGCACAAGCCGTGTGAGCTGCGCCCAAGAAACGATCGCTCATTTTGGATTTGTTACCCCAGCGATGTTAAGCTTGACTGCTTTTTTTCTGATCTCCCTCTTTCTTTTTGCGTATCGAGAAAAGGCGTAG
- a CDS encoding phosphatase PAP2 family protein — protein sequence MNTSSSSWKIKQLLLWHLLVGLMVGSFLLPATAVYWKHLDVGFFKFINGSLRGNSSWQTFWALANHKLADWVEDLFILGFYTVYIRKAHKELRLKKASELVFCLFYIAAILYFVNRLLFRKTWQIPRESPTLVVEGSVRLSDHISWLHIKDDSTKSFPGDHATTALLFAASYVYLARWRLGLFAAFYAAFLCMPRLITGAHWLSDVIIGAGSITIIFMSWAFCTPLARSVSSKIESFLRLFSIRKKKEGDQKKSSQA from the coding sequence ATGAACACATCCTCATCTTCTTGGAAAATTAAACAGCTCCTGCTCTGGCACCTTCTCGTTGGCCTTATGGTGGGATCTTTCCTACTTCCTGCAACAGCTGTCTATTGGAAACATCTCGATGTTGGCTTCTTTAAATTTATCAATGGAAGCTTAAGAGGAAATAGCAGCTGGCAGACCTTTTGGGCTCTGGCTAACCACAAACTCGCAGACTGGGTAGAAGATCTCTTTATCTTGGGATTCTACACCGTATACATACGAAAGGCGCATAAAGAGCTCCGCCTTAAAAAAGCATCCGAACTCGTCTTCTGCCTCTTCTACATCGCAGCGATTCTCTACTTTGTGAACCGCCTTCTCTTCCGAAAGACCTGGCAGATTCCGAGAGAGAGCCCAACTCTCGTCGTGGAGGGAAGCGTGCGCCTTTCAGATCACATCTCCTGGCTGCATATTAAAGACGACTCTACGAAGAGCTTCCCGGGCGACCACGCGACAACAGCCCTGCTCTTTGCAGCGAGCTACGTCTACCTCGCTCGCTGGAGACTGGGACTATTTGCCGCTTTCTATGCAGCATTCCTATGCATGCCACGATTGATTACCGGAGCGCACTGGCTCTCCGATGTGATCATCGGCGCAGGATCTATTACGATTATTTTTATGAGCTGGGCCTTCTGCACTCCGCTTGCAAGAAGCGTCAGCAGCAAGATAGAGAGCTTTCTACGCCTTTTCTCGATACGCAAAAAGAAAGAGGGAGATCAGAAAAAAAGCAGTCAAGCTTAA
- a CDS encoding LptF/LptG family permease codes for MKLFMFDKIWERYFLREIVKVFSLFLFGFFFLYAAIDYSLHMQDFLRDQKLQISDLFIYYGFQFIKRAPLLLPLAILISTIKVLTSLNAHRELVALQSSGLSFKNLMRPFLFVGVLCTLFNIVSSEFLLPKSLTYLDRFYDKHIKHSKQDRKSNPIHVLTLKDSSKIVYQTYDKQKGLFFDVIWLKSSNEIWRMRYLTANPDQPEGRFIDHLVRSPQGAFEKRGSFESRVFKEISWDKDPPRKGFIPLENRSLSELYTMGFKQKTSSYMKMELLTHLCYKIAIPFLSLVVILAASPFCVRYARRASLFLLYALALFGYIAFFTLMDAAIIFGENRTLLPPIAIFAPFLLCSAPFIWNFSRK; via the coding sequence ATGAAGCTATTCATGTTTGATAAGATCTGGGAGCGCTACTTTTTAAGAGAGATCGTCAAAGTCTTTTCTCTATTTCTCTTTGGCTTCTTCTTCCTCTACGCGGCGATCGACTACTCTCTGCACATGCAGGACTTCTTAAGAGACCAGAAGCTGCAGATTTCGGATCTCTTTATCTACTACGGATTTCAATTTATCAAGCGTGCACCTCTTCTCCTGCCTCTCGCAATTCTGATCTCAACGATTAAGGTGCTCACCTCGCTGAATGCACACAGAGAACTGGTCGCCCTTCAATCCTCAGGCCTATCTTTTAAAAACCTAATGCGCCCCTTTCTATTTGTCGGGGTACTTTGCACACTTTTTAATATCGTCTCGTCAGAGTTTCTCCTGCCCAAATCTCTAACCTATCTCGACAGGTTCTATGACAAGCACATCAAGCACTCGAAGCAGGATCGAAAGAGCAATCCTATTCATGTTCTAACACTGAAAGATAGCTCTAAAATCGTCTATCAGACCTACGACAAGCAGAAAGGCCTCTTTTTCGATGTGATCTGGCTAAAATCTTCCAATGAGATCTGGCGCATGCGCTACCTAACCGCAAATCCAGACCAACCTGAAGGCAGATTCATCGACCACCTCGTCCGCTCTCCCCAAGGAGCTTTTGAAAAGAGAGGGAGCTTTGAGAGCCGCGTATTCAAAGAGATTAGCTGGGATAAGGACCCTCCTCGAAAAGGATTCATCCCGCTGGAAAACAGAAGTTTAAGCGAGCTCTACACCATGGGCTTTAAGCAGAAGACCAGCTCCTACATGAAGATGGAGCTGCTTACGCACCTCTGCTATAAGATCGCCATCCCCTTCCTCTCCCTTGTTGTCATCTTAGCCGCCTCTCCCTTCTGCGTGCGCTATGCGAGAAGAGCCTCGCTCTTCCTACTCTATGCGCTTGCTCTCTTCGGCTATATCGCCTTTTTCACGCTTATGGACGCGGCAATTATTTTTGGAGAGAACCGAACTCTTCTACCTCCGATTGCAATCTTTGCTCCCTTCCTGCTCTGCAGCGCCCCCTTTATCTGGAACTTCTCTAGGAAATAG
- a CDS encoding LptF/LptG family permease, translated as MPILWRYLLKSYLQVLALSVSSFIALLLVTRFQEIARFATSGAGILPVLLFTLYQIPYILPVAIPVACLIASMLLYQRLSHTHELTALRSTGFGLSPIIFPLLIAGSLLSLVNFSLASEIAPRCRVLSRELIYEVTAKNPLFLLQKETLVRMKDTYIDMKALKSGRQAEDVVFIANNASSKRLAMMVAKELVLEDEMFTGKNVSIISSVDPKGDDRFDHLIIENQKTMCTKASNFAQFVSSFEWHSNFDYYPLKSILISERIEKPEQRFLSGRAVIEITRRASLGLAAFTFTFIGVAFGMEIGRRESKKGLFWAIGLAALFMISFIAAKSFKDAPLIACLVYLLPHPLIVLASLRSLKRVSEGRE; from the coding sequence ATGCCAATTCTATGGCGCTACCTTCTTAAGAGCTACCTGCAGGTGCTTGCTCTCTCTGTAAGCAGCTTCATCGCCCTTCTTCTGGTTACGCGCTTCCAGGAGATCGCCCGCTTTGCGACTTCAGGGGCAGGGATTCTGCCAGTTCTTCTCTTCACTCTCTATCAGATCCCCTACATCCTTCCCGTTGCAATCCCGGTAGCCTGTCTCATCGCTTCGATGCTTCTCTATCAGAGACTTAGCCACACACACGAGCTAACAGCTCTACGGAGCACAGGTTTTGGACTATCTCCGATCATCTTCCCTCTTCTCATTGCAGGCTCTCTACTCTCTCTCGTTAATTTCTCCCTAGCCTCTGAGATCGCACCTCGCTGCCGAGTTCTTTCAAGAGAGCTTATCTACGAGGTAACGGCCAAGAACCCCCTCTTCCTTCTGCAGAAAGAGACACTCGTCAGAATGAAGGACACCTACATCGACATGAAAGCGCTAAAATCGGGCAGGCAGGCGGAAGATGTGGTCTTTATCGCTAACAACGCCTCGTCAAAGCGCCTCGCGATGATGGTCGCAAAAGAGCTCGTCCTAGAAGATGAGATGTTTACGGGAAAGAACGTTTCGATCATTTCGAGCGTCGATCCGAAAGGCGACGACCGTTTTGACCATCTCATCATTGAGAATCAGAAGACGATGTGCACCAAGGCCTCTAACTTCGCCCAGTTTGTAAGCAGTTTTGAGTGGCATTCGAACTTCGACTACTACCCTCTCAAATCGATCCTAATTAGCGAGCGCATCGAGAAGCCAGAGCAGCGTTTTCTTTCAGGAAGAGCTGTGATTGAAATTACACGACGAGCCTCGCTTGGTCTTGCTGCCTTTACCTTTACTTTCATTGGAGTCGCATTTGGAATGGAGATAGGAAGGCGCGAGTCTAAGAAAGGGCTCTTCTGGGCGATCGGCCTGGCCGCCCTATTCATGATCTCCTTTATCGCGGCAAAGTCTTTTAAAGATGCTCCTCTCATCGCCTGCCTAGTCTATCTCCTGCCCCATCCGCTAATCGTTCTGGCTTCTCTGCGGTCGCTGAAGAGAGTTTCGGAGGGTCGTGAATGA